The following proteins are encoded in a genomic region of Cricetulus griseus strain 17A/GY chromosome 7, alternate assembly CriGri-PICRH-1.0, whole genome shotgun sequence:
- the Pimreg gene encoding protein PIMREG, producing the protein MASQWQGMTASMRRRSLLKEEHLEKTVTRSAEGHQETGPLGSLCRQFQRRLPLRAVSLNLGTGPSWKRLETPEPEQQGLQAAARSAKSALGAMSQRIQESCQSGTKWLMQTQVKVRRKRGAQKDRGSPPSLSQKNTRLYRANRDARVGGHPRLSGQMGPHAHRRHRLRREAALQSPCSSTEPLCSPSESDSDLEPVGAGIQHLQKLSQKLDKAIKAEESGDMTVSLIRE; encoded by the exons ATGGCGTCTCAGTGGCAGGGCATGACGGCCTCCATGCGCAGAAGATCACTCCTAAAAGAGGAACATCTAGAGAAGACGGTGACCCGGTCTGCTGAGGGCCATCAGGAGACTGGTCCCCTGGGCTCCCTGTGCAGACAGTTCCAAAGGAGGCTGCCACTGAGAGCTGTCAGCCTCAACCTCGGCACTGGCCCCTCCTGGAAACGCCTGGAAACCCCAGAGCCAGAGCAGCAGGGTCTTCAGGCTGCAGCTCGTTCCGCCAAAAGTGCTTTGGGTGCTATgtcccag AGGATCCAGGAGTCCTGCCAAAGTGGCACCAAGTGGCTAATGCAAACACAGGTCAAAGTGAGGAGAAAGCGAGGAGCCCAGAAGGACAGAGGATCCCCGCCCAGTCTGAGCCAGAAGAACACTCGGCTATACAGGGCCAACCGGGATGCCAGAGTCGGGGGACATCCTCGCCTCTCTGGCCAGATGGGTCCACATGCCCATCGACGTCATCGGCTAAGGAGGGAGGCTGCCCTCCAGAGCCCCTGTTCCTCCACAGAACCTCTCTGCTCTCCCAG TGAGTCTGACAGTGACCTAGAGCCTGTGGGGGCTGGAATCCAGCATCTCCAGAAGCTGTCACAAAAGCTGGACAAAGCCATCAAGGCTGAAGAGAG TGGTGACATGACTGTCTCCCTTATTCGTGAATGA